One Chromatiales bacterium genomic region harbors:
- the gatB gene encoding Asp-tRNA(Asn)/Glu-tRNA(Gln) amidotransferase subunit GatB has protein sequence MEWETVIGLEIHAQLATRSKIFSGASTEFGAAPNTQACAVDLGLPGVLPVLNAEAVRMAVMFGLAIDAEIGARSVFARKNYFYPDLPKGYQISQYELPIVGRGHVTIECADGSAKTIGVTRAHLEEDAGKSLHEDFHGLTGIDLNRAGTPLLEIVSEPDLRSAQEAAAYARKVHAIVTSLGICDGNMQEGSLRFDANVSVRPRGQKKLGTRAELKNLNSFRFLERAVNFEIERQIDIIESGGKVVQETRLYDAERNETRPMRSKEEANDYRYFPDPDLLPVVIEPAFIDKVRAGLPELPDARALRFEQTHGLGHADAVTLATDRATAKYFESTVAAGAEAKAAANWINGELAAALNRDDCAIERAPVPPSALAGLLARIADGTISGKIAKQVFEAMWAGEGDADTIIQVRGLQQISDSGALEAIVDEVLAASQAQVENYRAADAAKRPKMLGYFVGQIMKRTQGKANPQQVNELLRSKLD, from the coding sequence ATGGAATGGGAAACCGTCATCGGGCTCGAGATTCACGCCCAGCTCGCGACACGCTCGAAGATCTTCTCCGGCGCGTCCACGGAATTCGGCGCCGCCCCCAACACGCAGGCCTGCGCCGTTGACCTCGGTCTGCCCGGCGTGCTGCCGGTGCTCAATGCCGAGGCCGTACGCATGGCCGTGATGTTCGGGCTGGCGATCGATGCCGAAATCGGCGCGCGCTCGGTGTTCGCGCGCAAAAATTATTTCTACCCGGACCTGCCGAAGGGCTACCAGATCAGCCAGTACGAGCTGCCCATCGTCGGTCGCGGCCACGTCACGATCGAATGCGCCGACGGCAGCGCGAAGACCATCGGCGTGACCCGCGCGCATCTGGAAGAGGACGCCGGCAAGTCACTGCACGAAGACTTCCACGGGCTGACCGGCATCGATCTCAACCGCGCCGGCACGCCGCTGCTGGAGATCGTCTCGGAACCGGACCTGCGCTCGGCGCAGGAGGCCGCCGCGTACGCGCGCAAGGTTCACGCGATCGTGACCTCGCTCGGCATCTGCGACGGCAACATGCAGGAAGGCTCACTGCGTTTCGACGCCAACGTTTCGGTGCGCCCGCGCGGCCAGAAAAAACTCGGCACGCGCGCGGAGCTCAAGAACCTGAACTCGTTCCGCTTTCTGGAACGCGCGGTGAATTTCGAAATCGAGCGACAGATCGACATCATCGAGTCCGGCGGCAAGGTCGTGCAGGAAACCCGCCTGTATGACGCCGAACGCAACGAGACCCGCCCGATGCGCAGCAAGGAAGAGGCAAACGACTATCGCTACTTCCCGGACCCCGACCTGCTGCCCGTCGTGATCGAACCGGCGTTCATCGACAAGGTGCGTGCCGGCCTGCCGGAACTTCCGGATGCGCGGGCACTGCGTTTTGAACAGACGCACGGCCTCGGCCACGCGGATGCCGTCACGCTTGCCACCGATCGCGCGACGGCCAAATATTTCGAATCGACCGTAGCGGCAGGTGCGGAGGCAAAGGCCGCCGCAAACTGGATCAACGGCGAACTGGCCGCCGCCCTGAATCGCGACGACTGCGCGATCGAACGCGCGCCGGTGCCGCCGAGCGCACTCGCCGGGCTGCTCGCACGCATCGCCGACGGCACGATTTCCGGCAAGATCGCCAAGCAGGTGTTCGAAGCCATGTGGGCCGGCGAAGGCGACGCGGACACGATCATTCAGGTACGCGGCCTGCAGCAGATCAGCGACAGCGGCGCACTCGAGGCGATCGTCGACGAAGTACTCGCGGCCAGCCAGGCTCAGGTCGAAAACTATCGCGCGGCCGATGCCGCGAAGCGCCCGAAAATGCTCGGCTACTTCGTCGGCCAGATCATG